One genomic region from Salinicola endophyticus encodes:
- the map gene encoding type I methionyl aminopeptidase encodes MNIPRKTPDEIEKMREAGRQAAAVFDMITPHVVAGVSTGELDRLCHDFIVKELGSTPAPLNYHGFPKSICTSLNHVVCHGIPDFDKKLKHGDIMNIDITVKTADGYHGDSSMMFVIGETIQGERLCRVTQECLYKAMAEVRPGVRLSTIARVIQGHAEGFGYSVVRDFCGHGIGAGFHEEPQVLHYDGYAPEADAELASGMCLTIEPMLNAGGYRTKVLRDGWTAVTKDKSLSAQWEHTLLVTDTGVEVLTARADEDLSFLSA; translated from the coding sequence ATGAACATTCCACGCAAGACACCCGACGAAATCGAAAAAATGCGCGAAGCCGGCCGTCAGGCCGCCGCCGTGTTCGACATGATCACCCCCCACGTCGTCGCCGGCGTCTCCACCGGCGAGCTCGACCGCCTGTGCCACGACTTCATCGTCAAAGAGCTCGGCTCGACCCCGGCACCGCTCAACTACCACGGCTTCCCCAAGTCGATCTGCACCTCTCTCAACCACGTCGTCTGCCACGGTATCCCCGACTTCGACAAGAAGCTCAAGCACGGCGACATCATGAACATCGACATCACCGTGAAGACCGCCGACGGCTATCACGGCGACAGCAGCATGATGTTCGTGATCGGCGAGACGATCCAGGGCGAGCGCCTCTGCCGCGTGACCCAGGAGTGCCTCTACAAGGCCATGGCCGAGGTGCGCCCGGGCGTGCGGCTCTCCACCATCGCGCGAGTGATCCAGGGCCACGCCGAAGGCTTCGGCTACTCGGTGGTGCGCGACTTCTGCGGCCACGGTATCGGCGCCGGCTTCCACGAGGAGCCCCAGGTGCTGCACTATGACGGCTATGCGCCCGAGGCCGACGCCGAGCTCGCATCCGGCATGTGCCTGACCATCGAACCGATGCTCAATGCCGGCGGCTATCGCACCAAGGTACTGCGCGACGGCTGGACCGCGGTGACCAAGGACAAGAGCCTGTCGGCCCAGTGGGAGCACACCCTGCTGGTCACCGACACCGGCGTCGAGGTGCTCACTGCCCGCGCCGACGAAGACCTGAGCTTTCTTTCCGCCTGA
- the dapE gene encoding succinyl-diaminopimelate desuccinylase, which yields MSDASSTTAHSATQALALELLARPSVTPDDHGCQALMIERLARLGFDVERMTIGGIDNFWATRGQHGPVLAFAGHTDVVPSGPESAWQYPPFDPRIDAEGFLCGRGAADMKGSLAAMVTAVERFVAAHPDHAGRIAFLITADEEGPAIHGTRAVVERLRERAEALDYCIVGEPSSTRTLGDVIKNGRRGSLGGVLKVRGIQGHVAYPHLARNPIHQALAALQALVDEYWDAGNEFFPATSFQISNLHAGTGATNVVPGELEVTFNFRYSTEVTHETLRERVAALLDAHGLDYQLEWTLNGEPFLTPGGLLLEAARAACEQEAGITPTLSTSGGTSDGRFIATLGTQVIELGPINATIHQVDERIRAEDLDILSRVYEATLVRLFT from the coding sequence ATGTCTGACGCGTCATCGACGACCGCGCACTCTGCCACCCAGGCCCTGGCCCTCGAACTGCTCGCGCGGCCGTCGGTCACGCCGGACGACCACGGCTGCCAGGCGCTGATGATCGAGCGCCTGGCGCGGCTCGGTTTCGACGTCGAACGCATGACCATCGGCGGTATCGACAACTTCTGGGCCACCCGCGGCCAGCACGGCCCGGTGCTGGCCTTCGCCGGCCACACCGACGTGGTGCCCAGCGGCCCGGAGAGCGCCTGGCAATACCCGCCGTTCGACCCTCGCATCGACGCCGAAGGGTTCCTGTGCGGGCGTGGCGCCGCCGACATGAAGGGCAGTCTGGCGGCGATGGTCACCGCGGTGGAGCGCTTCGTTGCCGCCCACCCCGACCACGCCGGTCGCATCGCCTTTCTGATCACCGCCGACGAAGAGGGCCCGGCGATCCACGGCACACGGGCGGTGGTCGAACGTCTGCGCGAACGCGCCGAGGCGCTCGACTACTGCATCGTCGGCGAGCCTTCCTCGACCCGCACCCTGGGTGACGTGATCAAGAACGGCCGGCGCGGCTCCCTCGGCGGCGTGCTCAAGGTGCGCGGCATCCAGGGCCACGTGGCCTATCCGCATCTGGCACGCAACCCGATCCATCAGGCGCTGGCGGCGCTGCAGGCGCTGGTCGACGAGTACTGGGACGCCGGCAACGAGTTCTTCCCCGCCACCAGCTTCCAGATTTCCAACCTGCATGCCGGCACTGGCGCGACCAATGTGGTGCCAGGGGAGCTGGAGGTGACCTTCAACTTCCGCTACTCCACCGAGGTGACCCATGAGACGCTACGCGAGCGCGTCGCCGCCCTGCTCGACGCCCATGGCCTCGACTACCAGCTGGAGTGGACGCTCAACGGCGAACCCTTCCTGACGCCCGGCGGCCTCCTGCTCGAAGCCGCGCGGGCGGCCTGCGAGCAGGAGGCCGGTATCACCCCGACGCTCTCGACCTCCGGAGGCACCTCCGACGGGCGCTTCATCGCCACGCTCGGCACCCAGGTGATCGAGCTGGGCCCGATCAACGCCACCATCCACCAGGTCGACGAACGCATCCGTGCCGAAGACCTCGATATCCTGAGCCGCGTCTACGAAGCGACACTGGTGCGGCTGTTCACCTGA
- a CDS encoding peroxiredoxin, with protein MSVLVGRQAPDFEAAAVMPDGAIKDDFRLSDTNGKLRVLFFWPLDFTFVCPSEIIAHDNRLAQFKELGVEVIGASIDSQFTHYAWRKTSPDAGGIGEVGFPVVADVKHEICQAYGIEHPEAGVALRASFLIDEDGVVQHQTVNNLPLGRNVDEMLRMVKALKYHQTHGEVCPAGWEEGQEGMKDTAEGVAKYLGAHADNL; from the coding sequence ATGAGTGTACTCGTAGGACGTCAAGCCCCGGATTTCGAAGCCGCTGCGGTCATGCCCGACGGTGCCATCAAAGATGATTTCCGGCTGTCCGACACCAATGGCAAGCTGCGCGTGCTGTTCTTCTGGCCGCTGGACTTCACCTTTGTCTGCCCGTCCGAGATCATTGCCCATGACAACCGTCTGGCGCAGTTCAAGGAGCTCGGCGTGGAAGTGATCGGTGCCTCGATCGACTCCCAGTTCACCCACTACGCCTGGCGCAAGACCTCTCCGGATGCCGGCGGCATCGGCGAAGTCGGCTTCCCGGTGGTGGCCGATGTCAAGCACGAGATCTGCCAGGCCTACGGCATCGAGCATCCGGAAGCCGGCGTGGCCCTGCGCGCTTCCTTCCTGATCGACGAAGATGGCGTGGTTCAGCACCAGACCGTCAACAACCTGCCGCTGGGCCGCAACGTCGACGAGATGCTGCGCATGGTCAAGGCGCTCAAGTATCACCAGACCCACGGCGAAGTCTGCCCGGCGGGTTGGGAAGAGGGCCAGGAAGGTATGAAGGACACCGCCGAAGGCGTGGCCAAGTACCTCGGCGCCCACGCCGACAACCTGTAA
- a CDS encoding [protein-PII] uridylyltransferase, translated as MLLHHYRFQPDESLFDVAAFRAELARERQPIPAFKQALATLHERLDARFRQGSDIRDLVHGRAWCLDRLLEVAWERFDWHDDGIALLAVGGYGRGELHPYSDIDLLLLLEHDDDTPYREALTGFITFLWDIGLEIGQSVRSLNDCEREARADITVITNLLETRTLAGPERLRGAMRERLSARHMWSSAAFFEGKWQEQITRHYKHNNSEYHLEPNLKSAPGGLRDIQMIGWVAKRHFGPLRYEDVVAQGFMNDAELRILSQGQAFLWQVRYALHMLTGRAEDRLLFDHQRALAALFGYVDTRERLAVEQFMKAYYRHVTALAGLNDMLLQHFDEVILRAGEALEVKPINSRFETKGGYIQLRHPNVFVRRPGALLELFLVMAQHPEIEGVRADTIRQIRDHRHLIDDAFRQDLRHQSLFMELLRSGGDVPTQLTRMNRYGVLGKYLPEFGEAVGLMQHDLFHIYTVDAHTLRLLSFLQRFREARDSDEYSVAIEVIQKLPKLELLWIAGLYHDIGKGRGGDHSQLGAVDAADFATRHDLSPWDTRLVAWLVEHHLLMSKTAQKRDISDPDVIHAFARTVRDEVHLDYLYVLTVADISATNPSLWNGWRASLMRQLYTETRRVLRRGLDNTIDRQGWVSETREEALGLLRAIGADSERVEALWQTFGEDYFLQYTASEIAWQTQGILAHQTPLPLILVSAPSADMTEGGTKIFIHTRSVDDLFAATAAAMEQLGLSIHDARIATSSDDWTLNTFILLDDDGDAIRDPARLEEVRRYLVEELDDPDDYPQIVSRHTPRQLKHFKVPIEVIIEQDPANERTSLELIAPDRPGLLARVGRIFMEQNIALSAAKIATLGERVEDVFFITDKQGRPLTDPEAQRRLRERLCEALDV; from the coding sequence ATGCTGCTGCATCACTATCGGTTCCAGCCCGACGAATCGCTGTTCGACGTCGCCGCGTTCCGTGCCGAGCTCGCCCGTGAACGCCAGCCCATTCCGGCGTTCAAGCAGGCCCTGGCGACCCTCCACGAGCGTCTCGATGCACGCTTCCGTCAGGGCAGCGATATCCGCGACCTGGTCCACGGCCGCGCCTGGTGCCTGGACCGCCTGCTCGAAGTCGCCTGGGAGCGCTTCGACTGGCACGACGACGGCATCGCCCTGCTCGCGGTGGGCGGCTACGGGCGCGGCGAGCTGCACCCCTACTCCGACATCGATCTGCTGCTGCTGCTCGAGCACGACGACGACACCCCCTACCGCGAGGCGCTGACCGGCTTCATCACCTTTTTGTGGGACATCGGCCTGGAGATCGGCCAGAGCGTGCGTTCGCTCAACGACTGCGAGCGCGAGGCGCGCGCCGACATCACGGTGATCACCAACCTGCTCGAGACGCGCACCCTGGCCGGCCCCGAGCGCCTGCGCGGGGCCATGCGCGAGCGCCTGTCGGCGCGCCACATGTGGTCGTCGGCGGCCTTCTTCGAGGGCAAGTGGCAGGAACAGATCACTCGCCACTACAAGCACAACAACTCCGAGTATCACCTCGAGCCCAATCTCAAGAGCGCTCCGGGCGGGCTGCGCGACATCCAGATGATCGGCTGGGTGGCCAAGCGCCACTTCGGCCCGCTGCGCTACGAGGACGTGGTCGCCCAGGGCTTCATGAACGACGCCGAGCTGCGCATCCTGAGCCAGGGTCAGGCGTTCCTGTGGCAGGTACGCTACGCCCTGCACATGCTCACCGGGCGCGCCGAGGATCGCCTGCTGTTCGACCATCAGCGCGCCCTGGCGGCACTGTTCGGCTATGTCGACACCCGCGAACGGCTGGCGGTGGAGCAGTTCATGAAGGCCTACTACCGCCACGTCACCGCGCTGGCCGGCCTCAACGACATGCTGCTGCAGCACTTCGACGAAGTCATCCTGCGCGCCGGCGAAGCGCTGGAGGTGAAACCGATCAATTCGCGTTTCGAGACCAAGGGCGGCTATATCCAGCTGCGCCACCCCAACGTCTTCGTGCGCCGCCCGGGGGCGCTGCTCGAACTGTTCCTGGTGATGGCCCAGCACCCCGAGATCGAGGGCGTGCGCGCCGACACCATCCGCCAGATCCGCGACCACCGCCACCTGATCGATGACGCCTTCCGTCAGGATCTGCGCCACCAGAGCCTGTTCATGGAGCTGCTGCGCAGCGGCGGCGACGTGCCCACCCAGCTGACACGGATGAACCGTTATGGCGTGCTGGGCAAGTATCTGCCCGAGTTCGGCGAGGCGGTGGGGCTGATGCAGCACGATCTATTCCACATCTATACCGTCGACGCCCACACCCTGCGCCTGCTGAGCTTTCTGCAGCGCTTCCGCGAGGCCCGCGACAGTGACGAGTACAGCGTCGCCATCGAAGTGATCCAGAAGCTGCCCAAGCTCGAACTGCTATGGATAGCCGGGCTCTATCACGATATCGGCAAGGGCCGCGGCGGCGACCACTCGCAGCTGGGCGCGGTGGATGCCGCCGACTTCGCCACCCGCCACGACCTGTCACCCTGGGATACGCGCCTGGTGGCGTGGCTGGTGGAGCACCATCTACTGATGTCGAAGACCGCGCAGAAGCGCGACATCTCCGACCCCGACGTGATCCACGCCTTCGCCCGCACCGTGCGCGACGAGGTCCACCTCGACTATCTCTACGTGCTCACCGTGGCCGACATCAGCGCTACCAATCCGTCGCTATGGAACGGCTGGCGCGCCTCGCTGATGCGCCAGCTCTATACCGAGACCCGGCGTGTGCTGCGGCGCGGGCTCGACAACACGATCGACCGCCAGGGCTGGGTCAGCGAGACCCGCGAGGAGGCGCTCGGCCTGCTGCGCGCCATCGGCGCCGACAGCGAGCGGGTCGAGGCGCTGTGGCAGACCTTCGGCGAGGACTATTTCCTGCAGTACACCGCCAGCGAGATCGCCTGGCAGACCCAGGGCATCCTCGCCCACCAGACGCCGCTGCCGCTGATCCTGGTCAGCGCCCCCAGCGCCGACATGACCGAGGGCGGCACCAAGATCTTCATCCATACCCGCTCGGTGGACGACCTGTTCGCCGCCACCGCCGCGGCGATGGAGCAGCTGGGGCTGTCGATCCACGACGCGCGCATCGCCACCTCCAGCGACGACTGGACGCTCAACACCTTCATCCTGCTCGACGACGACGGCGATGCGATCCGCGATCCGGCACGCCTCGAGGAGGTGCGCCGCTATCTGGTCGAGGAGCTCGACGACCCCGACGACTATCCGCAGATCGTCAGTCGCCACACGCCGCGCCAGCTCAAGCACTTCAAGGTGCCGATCGAAGTGATCATCGAGCAGGATCCGGCCAACGAGCGCACTTCACTGGAGCTGATCGCCCCCGACCGCCCGGGCCTGCTGGCGCGCGTGGGGCGCATCTTCATGGAGCAGAACATCGCGCTGTCGGCGGCCAAGATCGCCACCCTAGGCGAACGCGTCGAGGACGTCTTCTTCATCACCGACAAGCAGGGCCGCCCGCTGACCGACCCCGAAGCGCAGCGGCGCCTGCGTGAACGCCTGTGCGAGGCGCTCGACGTCTGA
- a CDS encoding cold shock domain-containing protein has translation MNSKVFLRCTLISLLLSIPSPLLIGLLITLISSVLATDLTWFLNVEGVSAMYAATVLAVFIVLLLATLTVSLLSPATPKAVTAAMLAEVENDDRELGEVKWFNVNKGYGFITRASGEDVFVHFRAIRGKGHRTLAEGQKVRYHVIENDRGLQADDVTVIT, from the coding sequence ATGAATAGCAAGGTCTTTCTACGCTGTACGTTGATCAGTCTACTCCTCTCCATTCCCTCGCCACTGCTGATCGGTCTGCTGATCACCCTGATCAGTAGCGTCCTGGCCACCGATCTCACCTGGTTCCTGAACGTCGAAGGTGTCTCGGCGATGTATGCGGCCACGGTGCTGGCGGTCTTTATCGTCCTGCTGCTGGCGACGCTGACGGTCTCGCTGCTGTCGCCGGCGACGCCCAAGGCGGTGACCGCCGCCATGCTGGCGGAGGTCGAGAACGACGACCGCGAGCTGGGTGAAGTGAAGTGGTTCAACGTCAACAAGGGTTACGGCTTCATCACTCGCGCCAGCGGCGAGGATGTCTTCGTCCATTTTCGCGCCATTCGTGGCAAGGGGCACCGTACCCTCGCCGAGGGGCAGAAAGTGCGCTATCACGTGATCGAGAACGATCGGGGGTTGCAGGCCGACGACGTCACCGTCATCACCTGA
- the rpsB gene encoding 30S ribosomal protein S2 — protein sequence MAQVNMRDLLKAGAHFGHQTRYWNPKMGQYIFGARNKIHIINLEHTLPALLEATGVVEKMAASNNKILFVGTKRSASKIIKEEANRVGQPFVNHRWLGGMLTNYKTIRQSIKRLRELETMREDGTFEKLTKKEVLMATREQEKLERSIGGIKEMGGLPDALFVIDVDHERIAINEANKLGIPVIGVVDTNSNPDGVDYVIPGNDDSIRAIQIYVQAIADACAKAKEGRPDEFVEVSETSDAAAE from the coding sequence ATGGCACAAGTCAACATGCGCGACCTGCTCAAAGCAGGTGCACACTTCGGTCACCAGACCCGTTACTGGAACCCGAAGATGGGTCAGTACATCTTTGGCGCGCGTAACAAGATTCACATCATCAACCTCGAACATACCCTGCCGGCGCTGCTCGAAGCCACTGGCGTGGTCGAGAAGATGGCCGCTTCCAACAACAAGATCCTGTTCGTCGGCACCAAGCGTTCCGCCAGCAAGATCATCAAGGAAGAGGCGAATCGCGTCGGTCAGCCGTTCGTCAACCACCGCTGGCTGGGCGGCATGCTGACGAACTACAAGACCATTCGTCAGTCGATCAAGCGTCTGCGTGAACTCGAGACCATGCGTGAAGATGGCACCTTCGAGAAGCTGACCAAGAAAGAAGTCCTGATGGCGACCCGCGAGCAAGAGAAGCTCGAGCGTTCCATCGGCGGTATCAAGGAGATGGGTGGCCTGCCCGACGCGCTGTTCGTGATCGACGTCGACCACGAGCGCATCGCGATCAACGAAGCCAACAAGCTTGGCATTCCGGTCATCGGCGTGGTCGACACCAACTCCAACCCGGACGGCGTCGACTACGTCATCCCGGGTAACGACGACTCCATCCGCGCGATCCAGATCTACGTGCAGGCGATCGCCGATGCTTGCGCCAAGGCGAAGGAAGGCCGTCCGGACGAGTTCGTCGAAGTCAGCGAGACCAGCGACGCCGCGGCCGAGTAA
- a CDS encoding CPXCG motif-containing cysteine-rich protein, translated as MAYEALREWPVHCPYCDAPFTLLLDVSAGSHVTWEDCAVCCQPIQLRVDVDAEGELDTVTLATDDDVL; from the coding sequence ATGGCATATGAAGCGCTACGCGAATGGCCGGTACACTGTCCCTACTGCGATGCGCCCTTTACCCTGCTGCTCGACGTCAGCGCCGGCAGCCATGTGACCTGGGAAGATTGCGCGGTGTGCTGCCAGCCGATTCAACTGCGCGTCGACGTGGACGCCGAAGGCGAGCTGGATACGGTGACGCTGGCCACCGACGATGACGTGCTGTAG
- the dapD gene encoding 2,3,4,5-tetrahydropyridine-2,6-dicarboxylate N-succinyltransferase, with protein MLSFALGTGTQNAQGDWLEVYYPAPLYQPDEALVSAARQALKGAEDEVVSFLPEHCADLAQALRDAGAPEQAEIAEAFATAQRPLVAVFLAEDHAPESVPEVYLKLHLLSHRLVKPHGLKLDGMFGLLKNVAWTSEGAIDVEELPARRLQARLAGRPLSVDCVDKFPKMTDYVVPKGIRIGDTARVRLGAYLGEGVTVMHEGFCNFNAGAEGPGMIEGRISAGVFVGKGSDLGAGCSTMGTLSGGGNVVISIGENCLIGANAGLGIPLGDRCTIEAGLYVTAGAKVTVLDDQGQAVETVAARELAGQSDLLFVRHSVSGRLECRTNKSAVALNEALHAHN; from the coding sequence ATGCTGAGCTTCGCACTAGGAACCGGCACCCAGAACGCCCAGGGCGACTGGCTCGAGGTCTACTATCCGGCACCGCTCTACCAGCCCGACGAGGCTTTGGTCAGCGCCGCCCGTCAGGCGCTGAAGGGCGCCGAGGATGAAGTGGTGAGCTTCCTTCCCGAGCACTGCGCCGACCTGGCCCAGGCGCTGCGGGATGCCGGGGCGCCCGAGCAGGCGGAGATCGCCGAGGCGTTCGCCACCGCTCAGCGGCCGCTGGTCGCGGTATTTCTGGCAGAGGACCATGCGCCGGAGAGCGTGCCCGAGGTCTATCTCAAGCTGCATCTGCTCTCGCACCGCCTGGTCAAGCCGCACGGGCTCAAGCTCGACGGCATGTTCGGCCTGCTCAAGAACGTCGCCTGGACCAGCGAAGGCGCCATCGACGTCGAGGAGCTACCCGCGCGTCGGCTCCAGGCGCGCCTGGCCGGTCGCCCGCTCTCGGTGGACTGCGTCGACAAGTTCCCCAAGATGACCGACTACGTGGTGCCCAAGGGTATCCGCATCGGCGACACCGCGCGGGTACGTCTGGGCGCCTATCTGGGCGAAGGGGTCACGGTGATGCACGAGGGCTTCTGCAATTTCAACGCCGGGGCCGAAGGGCCGGGCATGATCGAAGGCCGCATCTCCGCCGGCGTGTTCGTCGGCAAGGGCTCCGACCTGGGCGCCGGCTGCTCCACCATGGGCACCCTCTCCGGCGGCGGCAACGTGGTCATCAGCATCGGCGAGAACTGCCTGATCGGCGCCAATGCCGGCCTCGGCATTCCGCTCGGCGACCGCTGCACCATCGAGGCCGGGCTCTACGTCACCGCCGGCGCCAAGGTGACGGTGCTCGACGATCAGGGCCAGGCGGTGGAGACCGTGGCCGCGCGCGAACTCGCCGGCCAGAGCGACCTGCTGTTCGTGCGCCACTCGGTGAGCGGGCGCCTGGAGTGCCGCACCAACAAGAGCGCCGTGGCGCTCAACGAAGCCCTGCACGCCCACAACTGA
- a CDS encoding cation diffusion facilitator family transporter, producing MAESKPVIFAAMGGNLAIAVTKFFAAAMTGSSAMLSEGIHSVVDTGNQVLLLLGMQRAKRPPSEQFPFGHGKEIYFWSFVVALLIFAVGSGVSLYEGVVHILHPEPIESPLINYIVLGLGILFEGASWAFALNEFRKTKGKWSYLEAVHRGKDPSMFVVVFEDSAALLGLMVALAGVGLSQWTGLAIFDGIASVIIGLILGGTAIWLAMETKGLLIGEAANRHVVDDIRQLAYDAEGIEQVNEVLTMHMGPDFVLVNLSVRFARDARAERIERTIVELDRQIKQRHATVKRIFVEAEARAGVDNREDPSGSGDEMPAPAN from the coding sequence ATGGCAGAATCCAAACCGGTCATTTTCGCGGCCATGGGCGGCAACCTCGCCATTGCCGTGACCAAGTTCTTCGCCGCTGCCATGACCGGCAGCTCGGCGATGCTCTCCGAAGGCATCCACTCGGTGGTCGACACCGGCAACCAGGTTCTGCTGCTGCTCGGCATGCAGCGGGCCAAGCGGCCACCCAGCGAGCAGTTCCCGTTCGGCCACGGCAAGGAGATCTATTTCTGGAGCTTCGTCGTCGCGCTGCTGATCTTCGCCGTCGGCTCCGGGGTCTCGCTCTACGAGGGCGTGGTGCACATACTGCATCCCGAGCCGATCGAATCACCGCTGATCAACTACATCGTGCTCGGGCTCGGCATCCTCTTCGAGGGCGCCTCCTGGGCCTTTGCGCTCAATGAATTTCGCAAGACCAAGGGCAAGTGGAGCTACCTCGAGGCGGTCCACCGCGGCAAGGACCCGTCGATGTTCGTGGTGGTGTTCGAGGACTCCGCCGCCCTGCTGGGCCTGATGGTGGCATTGGCCGGGGTCGGCCTCAGCCAGTGGACGGGACTGGCCATCTTCGACGGCATCGCGTCGGTGATCATCGGGCTGATTCTCGGCGGCACCGCAATCTGGCTGGCGATGGAGACCAAGGGGCTGCTGATCGGCGAGGCGGCCAACCGCCACGTGGTCGACGACATCCGCCAGCTCGCCTACGACGCCGAAGGCATCGAACAGGTCAACGAGGTACTGACCATGCACATGGGCCCGGACTTCGTGCTGGTCAATCTCAGCGTACGCTTCGCGCGTGACGCCAGGGCCGAACGCATCGAACGCACCATCGTCGAGCTCGACCGCCAGATCAAGCAACGCCACGCCACGGTCAAGCGCATCTTCGTCGAGGCCGAAGCGCGCGCCGGCGTGGACAACCGGGAAGACCCGAGCGGCAGCGGTGACGAGATGCCCGCCCCCGCCAATTGA
- the trxB gene encoding thioredoxin-disulfide reductase translates to MSDARHERLIILGSGPAGYTAAVYAARANLKPLLITGMQAGGQLTTTTDVDNWPGDDAGVQGPELMERMRKHAERFQTEVLFDHIHEVELRQRPFTLKGDNGTYTCDALIIATGASARYLGLPSEQQFMGQGVSACATCDGFFYRNQEVVVVGGGNTAMEEALYLSNIASKVTLVHRRDGLRGEKILQDRLFDKVENGNMAVEWNHTLDEVLGDGSGVTGVRLRSTLDGTTKQLDVMGVFIAIGHTPNTGIFEGQLEMANGYIRVHSGLEGNATATSVPGVFAAGDVMDHVYRQAITSAGSGCMAALDAERYLDGLE, encoded by the coding sequence ATGAGCGACGCGCGTCACGAACGTCTGATCATCCTGGGATCCGGCCCGGCGGGCTACACCGCGGCCGTCTATGCGGCTCGCGCCAATCTCAAGCCGCTGCTGATCACCGGCATGCAGGCGGGCGGTCAGCTGACCACCACCACCGACGTCGACAACTGGCCCGGCGACGATGCCGGCGTGCAGGGGCCGGAGCTGATGGAGCGCATGCGCAAGCACGCCGAGCGTTTCCAGACCGAGGTGCTGTTCGACCATATCCATGAGGTCGAGCTGCGCCAGCGCCCGTTCACGCTCAAGGGTGACAACGGCACCTATACCTGCGATGCGCTGATCATCGCCACCGGGGCCAGTGCGCGCTATCTGGGTCTACCCTCCGAACAGCAGTTCATGGGCCAGGGCGTCTCGGCTTGCGCCACCTGCGACGGCTTCTTCTATCGCAACCAGGAAGTGGTGGTCGTGGGCGGTGGCAACACCGCGATGGAGGAGGCGCTCTACCTCTCCAATATCGCCTCCAAGGTGACCCTGGTGCATCGCCGTGACGGCCTGCGCGGCGAGAAGATCCTCCAGGATCGGCTGTTCGACAAGGTCGAGAACGGCAACATGGCCGTCGAGTGGAACCACACCCTCGACGAGGTGCTGGGTGATGGCAGCGGCGTCACCGGCGTGCGCCTGCGCTCGACGCTGGATGGCACGACCAAGCAGCTCGATGTCATGGGCGTGTTCATCGCCATCGGCCATACCCCCAACACCGGCATCTTCGAGGGCCAGCTCGAGATGGCCAATGGCTATATCCGGGTCCACTCCGGGCTCGAGGGCAATGCCACCGCCACCAGCGTCCCGGGCGTGTTCGCCGCCGGCGATGTCATGGACCACGTCTATCGTCAGGCGATCACCTCCGCCGGCAGCGGCTGCATGGCCGCGCTCGACGCCGAGCGCTATCTCGACGGTCTGGAGTGA
- a CDS encoding ArsC family reductase, translated as MTTTLYGIKTCDTCRKARRQLADQGVEYRYHDLRADGLDAALLDRLLAAADWQTLLNTRSTTWRGLDDHAKQDVDATRARELMLEHPTLLKRPLLARGETLIVGFDPARYATLGA; from the coding sequence ATGACCACCACCCTGTATGGCATCAAGACCTGCGATACCTGCCGCAAGGCGCGGCGCCAGCTGGCCGACCAGGGCGTGGAGTATCGCTATCACGATCTGCGTGCGGACGGCCTGGACGCCGCACTGCTCGATCGTCTGCTCGCCGCGGCCGACTGGCAGACGCTGCTCAACACCCGCAGCACCACCTGGCGCGGGCTCGACGATCACGCCAAGCAGGACGTCGATGCGACGCGGGCGCGCGAGCTGATGCTGGAGCACCCGACGCTGCTCAAACGTCCGCTGCTGGCCCGGGGCGAGACGCTGATCGTCGGTTTCGACCCGGCCCGCTACGCCACCCTGGGAGCCTGA
- a CDS encoding SlyX family protein, protein MNNETQPSKSNTANPASLSSAEARLEALESRLTYQEDWLETLDARVREQSAEIERLTRINTLMQQRLREQRSALDALDGGSESAHERPPHY, encoded by the coding sequence ATGAATAATGAGACACAGCCTTCGAAGTCTAACACGGCAAATCCTGCGTCGCTCAGCTCCGCCGAGGCACGCCTGGAGGCGCTGGAGAGCCGCCTGACCTATCAGGAGGATTGGCTGGAAACCCTGGATGCACGGGTGCGTGAGCAGTCCGCCGAGATCGAGCGGCTGACCCGCATCAACACCCTGATGCAGCAACGCCTGCGCGAACAGCGCAGTGCCCTGGATGCCCTCGACGGAGGCAGCGAGAGCGCCCACGAGCGCCCGCCGCACTACTGA